AACTATGATATCTTTGGGAATATCACTTCGCAAACAGAGAACATCCCGCAGCCCTTTAAATACTCGGGTGAAATGCAGGATGACACAACAGATCTGCAGTATTTACGTGCAATTCTGCAAATGACTTGACTAAGAATCTTGAGGATGCAGGGTGGACGAAAACAGTTGAGCCAGGCGGCAAAAAGAGTGGGGACGCAACCATATTTGTTGACCCAGCAACTGGTACAAAGGTTCGGATACATGCAACTCCAGGAGAAGGTACACCATACTTTAGGGTTCAAAACAAAAGTGGGGGCTACCTAAATGACAATGGAGTGTTTCCAAGTAATGCAACAAAACAAGAACTTAGAGACCAAACTCATTTCTACTTCGGGAAGTAGGTGGAACAATGCAACTGGCTTCAAATATTCATGAAGTGCTAGATAACTTTGATTTTACAGATAGTATCGTTACCGATATTAGATGGGAAAACAGTTTGCTTGATTTAACATTAGTTGTTGATTACTATTGGGACCTTCAGGAAGGTCGTTCTGAGACTAGACAGCTAAAGTTGAAATTTGCACATTGCGTAAAAGCTGATTTTCAGATAAAAAAGGATATATTGCCTTTATCAGAAGAAATGATGATGAATACTGATAGTTGCTATACCATCGTGCTTTTCAAGGTAAATGATGAAAGTGAACTACTGAGACAATACAGGCTTAAGGGATTAAAGCATATTGAATTATTTACTCTTGATTACTCCAAACCGTGGTTGTCTATCCTATGTAACGACGTGTCCATTGAAGAAGTTAAATAATGTTTCAGAGACCTTGAGGGACTTATCCTTCAAGGTCTTTTGTTTTCAGTGATGATTCAAAGGGATACCGACCCCTCCTGTCGGGTGACAAGAACTTCGTCCCAATGAAGGCCGCGTAAATCGCGGGCTTTTTTATTTATGGGATCAAGTTCTTGTCATTTTGCGTTGACAAGAACTTGATCCCATTCCCGACGCTACGTAGTTTCGTCGTATGTCATTCATGAGCTGGTTCCATTGACCTGAAAGCGAAATTTCCATGAACATCAAAGGTTTTCCAGATTTGCAGCATATATCGCCATAGTTAGAACAGGAGGGGGGGCAGGGATATGAAGTTGTACATTTTTAAGATTGGGTCGAGGGGTCGATCTCATAAGCAAAACGGCATTGCGACCAGATCAAATAAAAAACTGATCACATTAATTTGGAACATGTTTAACGAGAAAGTGAGCATTCTTGAGTAGATAAGTCAATGTTTTCTCATTCACCTTTCCTTTGTATGTGAATTGATCGGCACACCTTCCCTGCTTCTCAGGAAGACTCTCAAGACAATCAATAACGTAACAATCAGACAAGTGGTCACATACCATCCGAAGATCCAGACATTTCTACTATCCGTTCCCGAGCCAAGGCCATGTACCATGGCCAGTAGAAAAACAGGGTAAGCCAGCATATGAATAGACCGCCATAGCCCATTGCTCATGAACGCCTTGAAATCGGTTGTTACGATCACTAATACCACGCCATAGAACGCGATTGTGCCGAGCCCGTTCCAAATGGGATCTTTGCCTGCGCTGAATGGAATGGCGATCCCCTTCCACGTGAAAGGCACATACGTGTCAATTAGAAGAAAAATGATATGTCCGAGAATTAGAATCAATCCCGCATTGGTTGCAGTGGAGTGCCATTTGTAAACCAGCGCTTTGCGTTTTCCTTTCAAGAAAGGCATCGAGTAAATCAAACCGAGGGAGACTCCCATAAACAGTAATGAATACGATGCAAGTCCGAGTACACGGATAATTTGCCATGTCGGCATATCAAGCAATAGAGCTTGTATCATGGATAATCACTCCTGACACGCCACTCCAGCGGCGTTCCCACATGTTTATTGTTCCTACATAATGAACCTCTTTGTTCTCAGTGACCATCAATGCTTGATTGCAGCGATCGGCACAGCTAATGAGCCACTCGATTCCCTTCTCAAGGCCTAACATACATAATACTTTGGCGAAAATATCGCATTCGACGGCTGTTCCGCCTACTACCGTACACTGAACGATATCGGATACGGCGGGCGCCATTGAACGCGGATCTATGAGATGATGTGCGGTACCTTGTTCGGTCATCCACCTTCTTCCGAGCATGCTGGATGTGGCCGCAGCGCAATTGTGAAGCTTTACAGACGCAATGGTACTGTGAGTATCTCGCGGATCGGCGATTTCAATTTCCCAAGGATTCAGTGGGCTGCCACCCC
This is a stretch of genomic DNA from Paenibacillus sp. sptzw28. It encodes these proteins:
- a CDS encoding ferric reductase: MIQALLLDMPTWQIIRVLGLASYSLLFMGVSLGLIYSMPFLKGKRKALVYKWHSTATNAGLILILGHIIFLLIDTYVPFTWKGIAIPFSAGKDPIWNGLGTIAFYGVVLVIVTTDFKAFMSNGLWRSIHMLAYPVFLLAMVHGLGSGTDSRNVWIFGWYVTTCLIVTLLIVLRVFLRSREGVPINSHTKER